The proteins below come from a single Methanofastidiosum sp. genomic window:
- a CDS encoding NAD(FAD)-dependent dehydrogenase: MQGVNHSHLNKATIIVHSGDMDKIYSALIIGNGALSMGMEVSLYFTFFGLQRLKKGALDKGPLSKMNMLGLGKMIIKKRMEKANVASLEKMITDFKELGGKILACDMTMEVMGVNPEDLRQDLISDYCSVGTYIKEAMESRMTLFI; this comes from the coding sequence ATGCAAGGAGTAAATCACTCACATCTTAATAAAGCCACAATAATTGTTCATAGCGGAGACATGGACAAAATTTATAGTGCTTTAATAATTGGAAACGGAGCTTTATCAATGGGCATGGAAGTATCGTTATATTTCACTTTTTTTGGACTTCAGAGATTGAAAAAAGGTGCACTTGACAAGGGCCCACTCTCAAAGATGAACATGCTAGGTCTAGGAAAAATGATTATTAAAAAAAGAATGGAAAAAGCAAATGTTGCTTCTCTTGAAAAAATGATTACAGATTTCAAAGAACTTGGGGGCAAAATCTTGGCATGCGACATGACTATGGAAGTAATGGGAGTAAACCCTGAAGACTTAAGGCAAGACCTAATTAGTGATTATTGTTCAGTCGGAACTTACATCAAAGAAGCAATGGAGTCAAGAATGACACTATTCATTTAG
- a CDS encoding sulfurtransferase TusA family protein, with product MSEIKVDVKGQTCPVPLVECRKALRKAAIGDIVEIEGTHTASKKEIPMAVKALGYKIVSIEEEGNTWKIKICKE from the coding sequence ATGTCTGAAATAAAAGTTGATGTAAAAGGTCAAACTTGTCCTGTACCCTTAGTTGAGTGCAGAAAAGCTTTGCGTAAAGCAGCCATTGGGGATATTGTTGAGATCGAGGGAACACATACCGCTTCTAAGAAAGAGATACCTATGGCAGTAAAGGCTTTGGGGTATAAGATTGTATCAATTGAAGAGGAGGGCAATACTTGGAAAATAAAGATATGCAAGGAGTAA
- the iorA gene encoding indolepyruvate ferredoxin oxidoreductase subunit alpha produces the protein MKRELLMGNEAIALGAFEAGVEIIAAYPGTPSTEIPETAARFAKQYGAYVEFSTNEKVALEVGIGASWAGKRALVTMKHVGVNVASDSLMTLAYTGVDGGLVIVSADEPDCHSSQNEQDNRIFARFANVPCLDPSSPQESRDMILFAYDLSELFSTPVILRPTTRVCHGRGDVELGEINIQKREGKFTKDITRYVAVPSHARIQHKKLLDKIEKIREFVEDSNLNYTIPGEGKVGVIVIGASFNYLMESLQILGIKLPILKVGISHPLARNKVLSFIKDLEKVVIIEELEPVIENDVKILISENQLNLKLYGKTIFPRTGEFSTDLVTEILSKFFRIDFPKEQSKNIIVPNRAPLLCAGCPHRSTFYAIKKVTRGKAIFPSDIGCYTLGFSRPLQTVDTCISMGASFGVACGFAKSTKEPIVATLGDSTFFHAGIPPLINAKYNNSKIVAVILDNLTTAMTGHQPHPGTQLTAMGEPAGSVSIEKLIAGMDIPVEVVDATDVKSIEEALKRGLQSEQVYVIVSRGPCVLLKGIEKRPIYRVEVSMCRACKACIKLSGCPALEFKDGHSSINPSVCTGCGLCAYICPVEAIIR, from the coding sequence ATGAAAAGAGAACTTTTAATGGGCAATGAAGCTATTGCCTTAGGTGCTTTTGAAGCCGGTGTTGAAATTATTGCAGCTTATCCTGGTACTCCTTCTACAGAAATTCCAGAAACTGCTGCACGATTTGCCAAGCAGTATGGTGCTTACGTTGAATTTTCTACTAATGAAAAAGTTGCCCTTGAAGTGGGCATAGGTGCATCATGGGCAGGAAAAAGAGCCCTTGTTACAATGAAGCATGTTGGAGTAAATGTTGCTTCTGATTCATTGATGACTTTAGCTTATACGGGAGTTGATGGAGGATTAGTTATTGTTTCTGCTGACGAACCCGATTGTCATTCTTCTCAAAATGAACAAGATAACAGAATATTTGCAAGATTTGCAAATGTGCCTTGTTTGGATCCATCTTCTCCTCAAGAGTCAAGGGACATGATACTCTTCGCATATGATTTATCCGAATTATTTTCTACACCTGTAATTTTAAGGCCGACTACTAGAGTATGCCATGGTAGGGGTGACGTCGAGTTAGGGGAAATTAATATCCAAAAGCGAGAAGGAAAATTCACAAAAGATATCACAAGGTATGTAGCTGTCCCGTCACATGCAAGAATACAACACAAAAAACTTCTAGATAAAATAGAAAAAATAAGAGAATTCGTTGAAGATTCTAACCTAAACTATACCATTCCAGGAGAAGGAAAGGTCGGAGTCATTGTTATAGGGGCATCTTTCAATTATTTGATGGAGTCACTTCAGATATTGGGTATTAAACTACCTATATTAAAAGTTGGGATTTCCCACCCCCTAGCAAGAAATAAAGTTTTGTCATTCATTAAAGATTTAGAGAAAGTAGTAATTATCGAAGAACTTGAACCAGTAATTGAAAATGATGTAAAAATTTTAATCTCTGAAAATCAATTAAATTTGAAGCTATACGGTAAAACTATATTTCCAAGAACTGGTGAGTTTTCAACCGATCTTGTAACTGAAATATTATCCAAATTCTTTAGGATTGACTTTCCAAAAGAACAATCTAAAAATATTATTGTTCCAAATAGGGCTCCGCTGTTATGTGCAGGCTGTCCACATAGATCGACATTTTATGCAATAAAGAAAGTAACTAGAGGCAAAGCTATATTCCCTTCCGATATCGGCTGTTATACGCTAGGATTCTCAAGACCTCTCCAAACAGTTGACACGTGTATTTCAATGGGCGCAAGTTTTGGGGTCGCATGTGGATTTGCAAAATCAACTAAAGAACCAATAGTTGCAACTCTAGGGGATTCAACATTTTTCCACGCAGGTATACCTCCCTTAATCAATGCTAAATATAATAATTCAAAGATAGTGGCTGTAATTCTTGATAACTTAACTACTGCCATGACTGGCCACCAGCCCCATCCCGGAACACAGTTAACTGCCATGGGTGAACCTGCAGGATCTGTATCTATAGAAAAGTTGATAGCAGGCATGGACATTCCAGTTGAGGTTGTTGATGCAACCGACGTTAAAAGTATTGAAGAAGCTCTAAAAAGAGGGCTTCAAAGTGAACAGGTATATGTGATTGTGTCTCGTGGGCCATGTGTTCTTCTAAAAGGGATTGAAAAGAGGCCGATTTATAGGGTTGAAGTCTCTATGTGTCGTGCATGCAAAGCATGTATAAAACTATCAGGATGCCCTGCATTAGAATTTAAAGATGGCCACTCAAGCATTAATCCCTCAGTATGTACTGGATGCGGACTATGTGCATATATTTGTCCTGTAGAAGCAATTATTAGGTAA
- a CDS encoding OsmC family protein yields MAKDILRATVSWQKDMEYLGVDSVGHEIPFAASKAFGGSGNHPIPLEGLLATAGACIAVNTQILLRQMQKDYTYFNVVVEGTRKDIYPRIFEKIHANIKIKGKLEKELVEEIIKEVMTKFCPITVILGLTAELTWDIKME; encoded by the coding sequence ATGGCTAAAGATATATTAAGGGCAACTGTAAGTTGGCAAAAAGATATGGAATATTTAGGGGTAGATAGCGTCGGGCATGAAATCCCTTTTGCAGCTTCAAAAGCTTTTGGGGGCAGTGGAAATCATCCCATTCCTTTAGAAGGATTACTCGCTACAGCTGGTGCATGTATAGCTGTCAATACTCAAATTTTATTGAGACAAATGCAAAAGGATTATACGTATTTTAATGTAGTAGTTGAAGGAACTAGAAAAGATATCTATCCCCGAATATTTGAAAAAATTCATGCAAATATAAAAATAAAAGGAAAACTTGAAAAAGAGTTAGTTGAAGAAATAATAAAAGAAGTAATGACAAAATTTTGCCCTATAACTGTTATTCTAGGATTAACAGCAGAATTGACTTGGGACATTAAGATGGAGTAA
- a CDS encoding prenyltransferase, translating to MKSFSIQNKIINILKLGRFFFVFGGLFLFLVGALFAVLMGAELNFGKLIFGYFILFLGHLSVSYSNDYFDFEADKFGEKTSVSGGSGILQSDPSLRKVSKWMAISLIMISIILGFIFTLYYKYSLVFLGYVIFGNLLGWFYTAPPLRLSYRGLGEISTMFAIGFVVPGMGYFVMRGFIDTSYLLFTIPLLMYGIYFILSVEIPDMETDTLSGKRSFVTKNGRNLSLKIIFLAALFSSITYSIFHIINLFELNINFLIIFVLSWIPLLFSLMGLNNDSKIKSVKIAFKNLNGLILFAFLTNIYFLIKIIF from the coding sequence ATGAAGTCATTTTCTATCCAAAATAAAATAATTAATATCCTAAAACTTGGCAGATTCTTTTTTGTGTTTGGGGGGTTGTTCCTTTTCTTGGTAGGGGCATTATTTGCAGTCTTAATGGGGGCAGAATTAAATTTTGGGAAGTTAATTTTTGGTTATTTCATACTATTCTTGGGCCATTTATCGGTATCGTACAGTAATGACTATTTTGATTTTGAAGCTGATAAATTTGGTGAAAAAACAAGTGTAAGTGGAGGTAGCGGAATATTACAGAGCGACCCGTCACTTAGAAAAGTTTCCAAATGGATGGCGATATCATTGATCATGATTTCAATTATTCTTGGGTTTATCTTTACACTTTATTACAAGTATTCATTGGTCTTTTTGGGATACGTAATTTTTGGAAATCTTCTAGGCTGGTTTTACACAGCGCCCCCATTAAGATTGTCATATCGAGGGCTTGGGGAAATATCAACTATGTTTGCAATAGGTTTTGTGGTTCCTGGTATGGGTTACTTCGTAATGAGAGGTTTCATAGATACTTCTTACTTGCTGTTCACTATCCCCCTTCTAATGTACGGCATTTATTTTATTTTAAGCGTAGAGATACCTGATATGGAAACAGACACTTTAAGTGGAAAGCGGAGTTTTGTAACAAAAAATGGAAGGAATTTAAGCCTAAAAATTATATTTTTGGCAGCGTTATTTTCATCAATAACTTACTCAATATTTCATATAATTAATCTGTTTGAGTTAAATATAAACTTCCTAATAATATTTGTGCTATCTTGGATACCACTCTTATTTAGTTTAATGGGATTGAACAATGATTCAAAAATAAAATCTGTAAAAATCGCCTTCAAAAACTTAAACGGATTAATACTTTTTGCATTTTTAACAAATATTTATTTTTTAATTAAAATAATATTTTAA
- a CDS encoding PAS domain S-box protein yields the protein MIVFADILCFFIIYDSSRISIFTKQTFILNSVQTLVVLTIIVLIVSEIMHWAIPNLLKAEAALKISQENYKDLIDNANSIILTFDKKGNVSSMNKYGLEYFGYSEKDIIGKNIIGNIVPEFDTQGRSMGNIISEIFTTKKKFISSLNENIKKNGERVWIYWTDTTVKNLDGKVESVLSIGSDITELKMALNQIEKNIQYFATGIDQIRNPLAVITGIAELKIKDPNISKKLLKQIDCINEINCRLDEGWHESEEFKKFIQSREMISYLYTSEKDSSSH from the coding sequence ATGATAGTATTTGCTGATATTTTATGTTTTTTTATAATATATGATTCTTCAAGAATCAGTATTTTTACTAAGCAAACATTTATTCTAAATTCTGTCCAGACTTTAGTAGTTTTAACGATTATAGTGTTAATAGTTTCTGAAATAATGCATTGGGCAATCCCAAACTTACTGAAAGCAGAGGCAGCTTTAAAGATAAGTCAAGAGAACTATAAAGACCTTATAGACAATGCAAATTCAATAATATTGACATTTGATAAAAAAGGGAATGTCTCTTCAATGAACAAATATGGATTGGAATATTTTGGATATAGCGAGAAAGATATCATTGGGAAGAATATAATTGGCAATATTGTACCAGAATTTGATACCCAGGGCAGATCAATGGGGAATATTATTTCTGAAATATTTACCACTAAAAAAAAGTTTATATCTTCCTTGAACGAAAACATTAAAAAAAATGGTGAAAGAGTTTGGATTTATTGGACGGATACAACTGTCAAAAATTTAGATGGAAAAGTTGAGTCTGTTTTATCCATTGGTAGCGATATAACTGAATTAAAAATGGCTCTAAATCAAATTGAGAAAAACATTCAGTACTTCGCAACAGGGATAGATCAAATACGAAATCCATTAGCAGTAATAACTGGTATAGCCGAATTAAAAATCAAGGATCCAAATATTTCTAAGAAACTATTAAAACAAATAGATTGTATAAATGAGATAAATTGTAGACTTGATGAAGGGTGGCACGAGTCTGAAGAGTTTAAGAAATTTATTCAAAGTCGTGAAATGATAAGTTATCTCTATACAAGTGAAAAGGATAGTTCTTCCCATTAA
- a CDS encoding Neelaredoxin, whose translation MVKIGDKIQEADWKKEKHVPVIDCPDSVKANEVFEVKVAIGKDIAHPNTTEHHIRWIMLYYQPEGEKALYQVGNYEFNAHGESTQGPNTGPVYTNHEVKTSLKIAKSGTLFAVSLCNIHGLWEFSKEVKVN comes from the coding sequence ATGGTTAAGATTGGAGATAAAATTCAAGAAGCTGATTGGAAAAAGGAAAAACACGTGCCTGTAATTGATTGCCCAGATTCAGTAAAGGCAAATGAGGTATTCGAAGTCAAAGTTGCTATTGGGAAGGACATTGCACACCCAAATACCACTGAACATCATATCAGGTGGATAATGCTTTACTATCAGCCTGAAGGCGAAAAAGCACTATATCAAGTTGGAAACTATGAGTTTAATGCACACGGAGAAAGTACACAGGGACCAAACACAGGACCGGTATATACAAATCACGAAGTAAAAACATCTCTAAAAATAGCAAAGTCTGGAACATTATTTGCAGTTTCTCTATGTAATATCCACGGGCTATGGGAATTCTCAAAAGAAGTTAAAGTTAATTAA
- a CDS encoding desulfoferrodoxin FeS4 iron-binding domain-containing protein: protein MVQVKEVGEIYKCEICGNIVEVLEAGGGELICCGEPMVLQE, encoded by the coding sequence ATGGTACAGGTAAAAGAAGTTGGTGAAATCTACAAATGTGAAATTTGTGGAAATATTGTAGAAGTATTGGAAGCAGGCGGGGGAGAATTAATCTGCTGTGGCGAACCAATGGTTTTACAGGAGTAG